From the genome of Hymenobacter sp. PAMC 26628, one region includes:
- a CDS encoding formate--tetrahydrofolate ligase, with the protein MTDIAIAQAAAILPIRLVAERLAIAEDDLETYGKYKAKLPLHLLDAQKIANAHLILVTALTPTPAGEGKTTVSVGLNDGLNRLGKKAIAVLREPSVGPVFGMKGGATGGGHAQLIPMVDINLHFTGDFAAVEKANNLLAALIDNALHQPHHALRLDPRTVTWKRAIDLNDRSLREIIVGLGGKANGAMRTDGFNITAASEVMAILCLATSLADLKTKLGNIFVGYTYDNEPVYARDLKAEAAMTILLRDALKPNLVQTLEGNPALIHGGPFANIAQGTNTVLATRMGLSLGDYVVTEAGFGADLGAEKFLNLKCGYGELRPAALVLVATIRALRHHGGAPAAELNTPDLDRVTQGFANLEKHIENARKFGLNPVVAINHFGTDTAAEITLLQKLCAHLGVPAVLSTAWADGGAGATGLAEAVLESIAGGTNDFRPLYAWNQPVKAKIDTIAREIYGAAGVDYTPKAEADLRRINRLGLAGLPICMAKTQKSFSDNEKLVGRPSGFRVTVREFELATGAGFLIPLLGTMLRMPGLPALPASEGMDIDDNGVITGLS; encoded by the coding sequence ATGACCGATATTGCCATTGCCCAAGCCGCGGCCATTCTGCCCATCCGGCTGGTGGCCGAACGCCTCGCCATCGCCGAAGACGATCTGGAAACCTACGGCAAGTACAAGGCCAAACTGCCGCTACACCTCCTCGATGCGCAGAAAATAGCCAACGCCCACCTCATCCTGGTCACGGCCCTCACCCCTACGCCGGCGGGCGAGGGCAAAACCACGGTGTCGGTGGGCCTGAACGACGGGCTCAACCGGCTGGGCAAAAAGGCCATTGCGGTGCTCCGCGAGCCGTCGGTGGGCCCGGTGTTCGGCATGAAGGGGGGCGCCACCGGGGGCGGCCATGCGCAGCTTATCCCCATGGTCGACATCAACCTGCACTTCACTGGGGATTTCGCCGCCGTAGAAAAGGCCAACAACCTGCTGGCCGCCCTCATCGACAACGCCCTTCACCAACCCCATCACGCCCTGCGCCTCGACCCGCGCACGGTGACCTGGAAGCGGGCCATCGACCTGAACGACCGCAGCCTGCGCGAAATCATCGTCGGCCTGGGCGGCAAGGCCAACGGGGCGATGCGCACCGACGGCTTCAACATCACGGCCGCTTCCGAGGTCATGGCCATCTTGTGCCTGGCCACCAGCCTGGCCGACCTGAAAACCAAACTCGGCAACATTTTCGTCGGCTACACCTACGACAACGAGCCGGTGTACGCCCGCGACCTCAAGGCCGAAGCGGCCATGACCATCCTGCTGCGCGACGCCCTAAAGCCCAACCTGGTGCAAACCTTGGAGGGCAACCCGGCCCTCATCCACGGCGGGCCTTTTGCTAACATTGCCCAAGGCACCAACACCGTTCTGGCCACCCGCATGGGCCTGTCGCTCGGCGACTACGTGGTGACCGAGGCCGGCTTCGGGGCTGATTTGGGGGCCGAGAAGTTCCTCAACCTGAAGTGCGGCTACGGGGAGTTGCGGCCCGCAGCGCTGGTGCTCGTGGCCACCATCCGGGCGCTGCGCCACCACGGCGGCGCCCCCGCGGCCGAGTTGAACACGCCCGACCTGGACCGGGTGACCCAGGGCTTTGCAAATCTGGAAAAGCACATCGAGAACGCCCGCAAGTTTGGGCTAAATCCCGTGGTAGCCATCAACCACTTCGGGACCGACACCGCGGCTGAAATCACGCTGCTGCAAAAGCTGTGCGCCCACCTGGGCGTGCCAGCTGTGCTGAGCACGGCCTGGGCCGACGGGGGCGCGGGCGCCACCGGGCTGGCCGAAGCCGTGCTCGAAAGCATCGCCGGCGGCACCAACGACTTCCGTCCGCTCTACGCGTGGAATCAGCCCGTCAAAGCCAAAATTGACACCATTGCCCGGGAAATTTACGGGGCCGCCGGCGTCGACTACACGCCCAAGGCCGAGGCCGACCTGCGCCGCATCAACCGGCTGGGCCTGGCGGGCCTGCCGATCTGCATGGCCAAAACCCAAAAGTCGTTTTCCGACAACGAGAAGCTCGTGGGCCGCCCATCGGGCTTCCGCGTCACCGTGCGGGAGTTTGAACTGGCCACCGGGGCCGGGTTCCTCATTCCGCTGCTGGGCACTATGCTGCGCATGCCGGGCCTGCCCGCCTTGCCCGCCTCGGAGGGCATGGACATCGACGACAACGGGGTAATTACCGGGTTGTCGTAG